The genome window CAAGGAATATTCGATTTCCAATCAGGATTTCTTATATACTCTAAGCACATTCGTATACGAGCCGGTGCGATGGAATCTTCGTTTCGGATGGAGAAGGGGAAGCCAAAAAGAAAAACTCGCGAACTATCATATGTGGAGAAACGTGGGAAAACTCATGAACATTCAAGACCTTCCGAACGATTACGATTTTTTCGAAAGATGGAGCCGAGAATTCGAAGAGAAACATTTCAAACGAACTCCGGAAAGTGAACGGCTCGGTCGGGCGACACTTAACATTCTTGCGGGAAGAATTCCGAACATCCCTGGAATTCGTCCTTTGATCTTCCACGCTCTTTTCAGTTTGATGGAAGCGCCTCTGCGCGACGCGATGGGTTTTCCTAAACCGAATCGAATCGTAGAAATTCTTACGCTGATCGTTTTTAAGACGAGGGCGTTTTTAATCCGAACCGTAATGCCCCCAAGAACCAAACCTTATCTCGTAACAAAACGGAAAAACCCTACCTATCGAAACGGATATTTGATTGAAAACCTGGGACCGCACTAAACCCTAAGGTTCGGTGTCCTTTCTCCTTATCGTAGAATCTCCTTCCAAAGCAAAAACCATCGGCGGTTATTTAGGCAAAGAATTTAGAATTCTTGCGACTCTAGGACATGTCGCCGATCTTCCCAAGTCGGTTCTCGGACTCGATCTGAAAAATCATTTCGAACCGGAATATACGATTCTTCCCGGAAAGAAAAAAATCCTTACCGAAATCGTAAAAGCAGCCAAAGAATCTGAGAAGGTTTTTCTCGCGACCGACCCCGATCGCGAGGGAGAATTCATCAGCGCTTATATTCGAGATCGGTTGAAAAAGAAATCCAATGTCTTTCGGATTCGTTTTACGGAGATAACCCGAAACGCGATTTTGAATTCTTTGCAAAACCCGGATTCGATTCACGAATCTCTCGTGGACGCGCAAAGGACGAGACGAATCGGCGACCGTTTGATCGGTTATTTCGTAAGCCCCGTTCTCTGGAAAGAGATCGGTCCCGGTTTGTCCGCGGGGAGGGTTCAATCGGTCGCATTGAAATGGATCTGCGACCGGGAAGAGGAGATCCGCAATTTTAAACCGGAAGTATATTATAATATTCTACTATATTGCTTCGATCGAAACGGAATCGAAGGGGTTTTTCAAAGAATCGGCGATCGACTCTTTTCGGTAGAAGCGGCAAATCGGATTCTTGAATCGTTTCAAAAAGAAAAAAATCTCCGCATCCAAGAGAAAAAGGAAACCAAAGGTAAGAATTCTCCCCCGCCTCCGTTTCAGACGGCAAGTTTGCAACAGGAAGCGTTTCGAAGATTCCAATACTCCTCCAAAAAGACGATGAGCATCGCGCAAAAATTGTATGAAGGAATGGATCTGGGGAACGGA of Leptospira sanjuanensis contains these proteins:
- a CDS encoding oxygenase MpaB family protein, whose product is MWNRYAVLNRIQTLDPTKDYHRISFLSGSYDFPRDIEISLALAFFKTFAIPSIAQILDQTKQFENFGQKRYDDTAILLAEFLENGTDSPNGREAIRRINQIHKEYSISNQDFLYTLSTFVYEPVRWNLRFGWRRGSQKEKLANYHMWRNVGKLMNIQDLPNDYDFFERWSREFEEKHFKRTPESERLGRATLNILAGRIPNIPGIRPLIFHALFSLMEAPLRDAMGFPKPNRIVEILTLIVFKTRAFLIRTVMPPRTKPYLVTKRKNPTYRNGYLIENLGPH